CCATCGAGAGTTCTGGAACGAGCTCGACCCGGATGACGTGGAAGGCAGGCTCACGCGTTTCTCCAAGACGCACGGGCCGTTCACCGCCGACGAGGCGATGGACGATCTGGGCCTCAGCGCCACGGCGGTGGTTCACGGGCTCGACAATCTGAAGGCGAAGGGCGAGCTGCTTTCGGGCACGTTCGTCAAGGGCAAGCCGGAGCCGCAATACCTGCATCGCGAGGTGTTCCGCCGCATCCGCTCGCGCTCGCTGGCCAAGGCGCGCAAGGCCGTGAAATCGGTGATGCCGAGCATCTATCAATCTTGGCTGTTGCACCATCAGGGTGTCATTTCCAACGGTGATGAGCACAGCGGTTTCGAGGGGGCTGACGGACTTTTGCGCGTCATCGAGCAGCTCGAAGGTCTGCCGCTGCCCGCCCGGCTTTGGGAGTCGGCGGTGTTCCCGTCGCGTGTGCACGATTACACACCGGCCATGCTCGACGAGCTGCTGGCCCAAGGCGAGGTGGTCTGGGTTGGTTCCAAGACGGACGAGGGCGAAGGAAACGCTGCGGATGAGAGCGCCAAGCCGGGTGATATCGCTTGGTATCTCGCCGATTCTCCGTTGCTGCCGCAGAATTCCGGTTCATTGGTTTTTGATGTAGGTTTCGATAATCATGTCGTTATTGATGATACCCCTGCCGAACAGACGGCGGAAGAGGCTACTGCACTCGTGAATTCAACGGAGAAAGCAACTTCTGCGGATTTCGAACAGGTGGGTCGTGCGACTGGTGCGACGAAGGAAACAATGGCACAGGCTTCTCCTACGGCCTCGGAGCATGCCGTCAACACCGCCAAAGAAACCGTGACTGTTGCCGGGAATCCAGCGACGGACATGGAACATCGCATCATGGCGGCGCTCGCGGTTTCGGGCGCGTCCTACCGCGCCGAGCAACTGGCGGCCCAGTGCCACAACCAGTCACGCGAGGAGGTCGTCAACCCGTTGACCGGCGAGATCGCCGTGGCGCCCCTTGACAATTCCGTGTTCGCTCGTGGCCTATGGTCGCTGGTATGGCGGGGCGAGGTCACCAATTCCTCATTCGCTCCCGTACGTGGCTTAATAGCAGGGGATGCACGCTATGGTCGCTCGTCTGCGTCACGTTCCGTTCCTCGCTATCGCCACGGCAGGGCACGCGTGAGGATGCCGCGTGTGCCGCAGTCGCTGGCCGGCCTGTGGGCGCTGGTTCCACATGCCATGGTCGAGCATCCGGAGCAGCGTTCGGTGGCGTATGTGGAGACCCTGCTCAATCGCTACGGCGTCGTCGCCCCGGCGATGGTCGACCACGAGGGCGGCCAGGCCGGATTCGGCCAGCTTTACCCGTTGCTCAAACGGATGGAGGCCAACGGCAACCTCGTGCGTGGCATGTTCGTGCAAGGGCTTTCGGCCACGCAGTTCGCCACGCGTGATTTCGTCGACGAGTTGCGCCAATGGCGTGTCAGTGATGGTTCCGCCGCGGTGGCCGTGGATGCCGCCGATCCGGTGAATCTCGCCGGTGTCGCCATTCCTTGGCCGGAGTCGCTCGATGACAGCGAAAACGCTCACGACACATTGTCAGCAGCCCAGACATCTTCAGGTCCAGTTTCAGCAGCCGAAGCTTCCGGTCATTCATCAAGCATCACACCAAGTCCGTCAAGCATCAAGCCAAAACGGAAGCGCGCCGCTAAATCGCTGAAACCCACGCGCAGAGCCGGTTCGCTGGTGGTGCTGGTCAACGGCGAGCCCAAACTTTACGCCATGCTTTCAAGCCACCGTCTCATCCTCTTCGACGGCACCAATTTCGAATTGGAACAGGCCGCGGGCGAGTTGTCCGCCCGGTTGCGTGACATGCAGCGATCAGGCGAGTTGCGTGGCAGCGTCTCATTCAAGGAGATCAACGGCAAGCCGCTCACGGCATTGGACTTCGCCTCCCACATCCTGCGCTCAGCCGGTTTCACCTCTACCCCGCAAGGCATGAAACTCTACTAATCGGGTTATAGGCCAAAAAGCGTTGTTTAAGGATCGTTTTTGGGCATGTACTATTCGGAATGCCGAAAATCGTTCATTTGGCAACTGTAAGTGATTGTTTTTCGGCATGGACTGAAGAATATGCCGAAAACCGTTCATGTAGACGTTCTTAACAACTGTTTTTCGGCATGAACGATTCGGAATGCCGGAAACCATTTGTTACGAGGATCTTGGTGATTGTGTTCCGGCACGAGTTGGCCGGAATGCTGCAATCTGTCGGAATCATCTACAAGTTCCTAAACCCCTGCGGAAGAACAAGGAAGAATAACGAGGCGAAACATCTACTTCCAGCAATCAGAATTCAAGTCATGAACGGCGCTTTCGGCTTATGACCGGGAAATATCATTGGGCATGACTGGTCGAAACAGCGCTGACGCGAAAGCGGGGAACGCCTGGCCCGAAAGCCTTGCGTTCCCCGATTATCTGACTTGTCTTAGCTCAGCTCAGACTTGAAGCTTTGCCTTAGGCGGCGAACTCGATGTGGGCGGAGAGCTCCACGCCGGAGCCATCGCGCCGCATGTCGGGCTTCGGCAGCTCGACGGGCGAGCCGGCCGAAGTGCTGGCGTGCAGCGGATAGGTGCCCACGCAGGCGAAGGTCAGCGTGTTCTGCCCTTTGAGGAAGCGTTGTGAGCGCACGCCACGCGTGCCACGACCCTTGGTGGGGTACATCTCCAGCGGCGTCATCTTGGCCGCGCCGGTCTCGGTACCGGGCAGCGCCGTGTCGTCGCCCGCGACGGTGAGGATGACGGCCCCGGTGGCCGAGAACATGCCGTTCTCGCCCTCGTCATAGGTCCAGGCGATCTTGCCGGCGGGCACCACGTTGAACGTGGCCACATGTTGCCCTTCGGCGAGTTTGATGCCGTTCATGCCGGCGGCCGAGCGCCCCTGCGGACGCACCGCGTTGGCCTCGAAGGTCAGCAGCGAGGCGTCGGTGGAGATGAAGACGATGCGGTCCTCGTCTGCGGCGGGCGCGGCGAACACCACGGCGTCGCCGTCCTTCAGGTCGATGACCGTCCAGGAATCCATGGTGCTCGGCGACTCGCGGTTCCAGCGTTTCACCATGCCGTGGCGTGTGCCGATGGCCAGCGGAGCCAGGGGAGCGCTCGAAGAGGCGTCGTTTCCGCCGTCCTCACCGTCTCCGCTTTCGCTCGCGTTCGTCATGGCGATGGCCGCCACCACATGCTCGCCCGGCACCGGGTCGGTGCTCTCGGTCATGCCAAGCAGCTCGTCGGCCCGCACGCCTCCGGTGAGGTTCAGCGTCGCGGCCACCGGCAGCGAAGGCAGATCAGCCACCTGCGCCAGCACCAGTCGTCCGGCGGAGGTGATGAGCGCGTACTTCGAAAGCGTGGTCGCTCTGAAGATGGAGACGATCTGGTCGTCGGTTCCACGTTCGTCGCCGGCGGCGCGCGTCTGCCAGACATCCATGGCGCTCGGCGTCATGCGCGCGATGAGTCCGGTGGCGCTCAACGCGACCGTGCACGGTTCGTCGTCCAAGCGCAGCGCCTTAGCGGCCTCCTCGTTGTTACCGGCCTTCTTGGCCTTCGTCGCCGCGGCTACGTCAGCCGCCGCGGATGAGATGGTGTTGGCCACGTGGATGGCCGCGATCGCGGAGGAATCGGGGTTGCCGTTGGCCACACCGCCTTCGGCGCCCTGCGACGCCAGCGAGGTGACGGGAGTAAGCCTGCCGTCCTCGTCCTTGTCGAGCAGCACGGTGCGCCGCGGGTCGCCCCACTTCTCCACCGCCTTGTCCATCTCGGCGACCACGACCTCGTCGAGGCGTTCCGTCGATGAGAGAATGGCATTGAGCCCTTCGATGCGCCTCTTCAAATCGTCCTGCTCGGCCTCGAGCTCGATGCGGCTCATCTTGGTGAGCCTGCGCAGCCGCAGGTCGAGGATGTACTGCGCCTGGATCTCGTCGAGGTCGAAGACGGCCATCAGGCGGGTCTTGGCGGCGTCGGCGTTGTCGGAGGTGCGGATGACCTGGATCACCTCGTCGATGTCGACCATCGCCAGCAGCATGCCCTCCACCAGATGCAGCCGCTCCTCGGCCTTCTTGAGCCGGTATTCGCTGCGCCGGTGGATCACGTTGCGACGGTGCTCCACCCACACCTCGAGCATCTCCTTGAGGCCCATGGTGTGCGGCCGGCCATGCACCAGCGCCACGTTGTTCATGGTGAAGTTGTCCTCAAGCGGGGTGTGCTTGAAAAGCTGGGCGAGCACGGCGTTGGGGTCGAAGCCGGTTTTGATCTCGATGACGATGCGGGTGCCGTTGTGGCGGTCGGTCAGGTCGATCGCGCCCGAGACGCCCTCGATCTTGTGGTTCTTCACGCCCTCCGAGATGCGCTCCAGCACGCGTTCCGGGCCCACCATGAACGGCAGCTCGGTGACCACGATGGCCTTCTTGCGGGCGGTGACGTTCTCGATATGGGTGGCCGAGCGCGTGGTGAGCGTTCCACGGCCGGTCTCATAGGCCTCGCGGATGCCGTCGCGGCCGATGATGATGCCGCCGCCCGGCCAGTCCGGTCCGGGCACGTAGCGCATGAGCTCCTCGAGCGTGGCGTCGGGGTGCTTCATCAGGTATTTGGCCGCCGCGATCACCTCGCCGAGGTTGTGGGTGGCCATGTTGGTGGCCATGCCCACCGCGATGCCCGAGGCACCGTTGACCAACAGGTTCGGGATGGCCGCCGGCAGCACGTCGGGTTCCTTCAACTTGTTGTCGTAGTTGGGGGAGAAGTCGACCGTGTCCTCGTCGATGTTCGCGTTCATGCCGAGCGCCGCGGGGGCGAGCCTCGCCTCGGTGTAACGCGAGGCCGCTGGTCCGTCGTCAAGCGAACCGAAGTTGCCGTGCCCGTCGACCAGTGGCAGGCGCATCGCGAAGGGCTGGGCGAGGCGCACCATGGCCTCGTAGATGGAGGAGTCGCCGTGCGGGTGCAGCTTGCCCATCACCTCGCCGACGGCGCGGGCGGATTTCATATAGGCCTTGTCGGGGGTGAGGTTCATCTGGCCCATCTGGTAGATGATGCGCCGCTGCACCGGCTTCATGCCGTCCCTCGCGTCGGGCAACGCCCTGGCGTAGATCACCGAATACGCGTATTCGAGGAATGACTTGCTCATCTCCTCGTCGAGCGGCGTCTCGACGATGTTCTCCTTGACCGTGTGCGGGTCATAGGCCGGTTTGGTCGGTTTGCGACGTTGAGCCATGCTGCTGCGAACTCCCTTGCTAAAAGACAATCCGTTTCAGTGTAATGGTTGGTCTCGTCGGTGTGGCGCTTGGCGGCGTGAGCTGGAAAGTGGCCGTGGCGCGGAGGTGGGTTGGTAGGTAATTCATGGCTATTCACGTTCATGAAAAACCTTGGTTTCGGCGTTTAAAATAATCCATTTGATGGATATACGTATTCGGGGAATTTCCGGGATATCCACGTGTTTCTCGCCTCGCGGTGATTGAATGAGCGTATGAGTGTCGAAGTGCCTGATGAGACGGAATTGCTGGGAATGACGGTCCCCGCGACCTATGGCGATCACGTGGGAATGAAAGCCAAGCCGGTGGATTCGGTGGCTTCCGACGGCGAAGACGAGGCACATCAACCTCTTGCTGGACAGCAATCACAACGTGGCGGAGCGCTGCACCTTTCGTCGATACTGCCGGCGTTGAGCGCTTCGATTGGCTCACCCGTTGCCACGAGGGTCCACCGTGAGCCGGAGGCGTTGCGCCAGGCCTTGGGATTCCCGCAGGCACGCTCGGCCATCGTCGTCCTGGTGGACGGCATGGGCTACTGGAACCTCAACCTGCGCCGCGGCCACTCGCCGTATCTCCGCTCGCTGATGGGCCACGAGGAGAACCAGCGCCCCATCGCCACCTGCGCCCCCAGCACCACGGTCGCCGCGATGGCCACGTTCGGCACCGGCACCTGCCCCGGCATGACCGGCATGGCAGGCTACACCGAGCGCAATCCGCAGACCGGCGCGCTTTCCCAACTCATCCAGTTCCGCGACGCGCTCGAGCCGCTTGACCTGCAGCGCGAGCCCACGGTGTTCGAAGCGTTGGCCGAGCGGGGCGTGCGCGTCACCAGCTCCGGTCTGCCGAAATTCGCGTTCTCGCCCCTGACCCAGGCCGCACTGCGCGGCACGCACTACATCAGCGGTGGCTCGCCCCGCCAGCGCGTGCTCAACGCCTGCAAGGCCGCCGAGGAACCGGGCCTGACTTATCTTTACATCCGCGACGCCGACAAGACCGGCCACAACTACGGCTGGCATTCCGAGCGCTGGGTGGCGGCCTTCGAATCCATCGACGCGCAGCTGGCCCTGCTGCGCCGTTTCGCCCCGAAAGGCACCTTGATCGTCATCACCGCCGACCACGGCATGATCCAGACCGACCCCGAGCAGCGCATCGATATCGCCGAACATGCGGAACTGAGCCAAGGCGTTGCGTTGGTGGGCGGTGAGCCACGATCGGTGATGCTCTATGCCGAGCCTGACGAGGACCCGCAGGCCATCGCCGAGCGCTGGCGCGATTTCCTGGGGGAGTGGGCGCAGGTCCGCACGCGGGACGAGGCGGAAGAATTGGGCATGTTCGGGCCCGTCGACGCCCGTGTCGAGCCGATGCTGGGCGAAGTGCTGGTCTCGGCCGCGCAGAGCGTCACCATCGTCGATACCCGCACGCAAAGCGATCCTGCCACGCGCTTGCCCAGCGTTCACGGTTCGTTGACACACATGGAATCCGACATTCCTTGTCTTATCGATATGGCGTGATTTGGGCGCGACAATCTGATTATCGGATTATCGGCCGTGTTCCAAGTTTTTCCGGATTTTTAGACCCTATTCGCCTTATTCGCCGAAGAGAATCTCGTCCCAGCTCGGCACCGCCGAACGCTTCGACTTGCGGGTGCCGCGGCCCTTGCTCCTGCTCTTGGCCTTGCGGGGCCGTTTCTGACCCTTGGCCTCGGCGTCATCCTCCGCCTGGTCAGCGTCCGAGTTGCCGTCATCGCCGTCGTTTTGGCCGATGTTGAGTTGCGGCTGCGGTTGCGGCACCAACGGTGTGGAGGCCGCCTGCGATTGCGGCATGGCCGTGACCGGGGTCATGGTCTGGGTCTCGACGCGATCCGGCAGCGGCAACGCCGACAAGGCGTCGACCGGCACCGGGTCCTGCGGGCCGAAGATGCTCGCCTGCGGGTCGGCAAGGGCGGCGGAGGCGCCTGAGGAGCGGGATGGGTTGGGGGAGCGGAACGATTCATCTCGCGACGAATGCCCGGCATACGAGGCCCGCTCCTGCCAAGACGAACTCTCCTGCTCGATACGGCGCGACAGCGGCGCGTCCTGGCCGCTGGTCTCGCGCGAAGCCGTATTCGTGCCGGCGCCGATGGCCGGTTCGTTCGCCTCGCCCGAACGCGAGTCCGTTGTCTGGGCCGCTCCGGCGCCGCTCTGGGCCGCGCCTACCTCGCCGAAGAGGATTTGCGCGGCCACGTTCTGGCACTCCACGGTGTTGTCGTGCATGTTCCACGTCCACTCGGCGCGAACACGATTGCGCGCGGTGCGGAATGTGGCGGTGATCCTCCACGGCTCGCGGCTTCGGCGTGTCGCGCTCCAGGCGACGGATTCCATGCTGATGCGCGCGGCGGCCAGTGTGCGGGCGATGAGGTCCTGCACCGAATGCACCTGGCTCTCCTTTGGCGCCGGCACGCTCAGAAACTGCTCGATGGCATACTGCTTCTCGGTCTGCACCGCCGAGGAAAAACGCCGCACCAACGCCTCGTTGAGCCCGTATTTCTCAGCCACTTTTTTGGGTTCCACACCCGCGCGGATAAGTCCCTGAATGCTTGAAATTGGTAGGGTTTGCGCCATTCCCGGACTCGTGGCCAGGCCCGCCTCGCTGCGAATCTGGCGCGCCTCGAGCAGCGCCCTTTCGAGCGCGTCGTCGAGCGTGACCTTGAACCTGATTCCACCGGCGCGAAACACCAGATCGCCGTCGCCGTCGACATGGTCGAGTTGCGCCTTCTCATACGAATCCATCGGCATACGCACCACTTTCCGTCTTACACAACAGTCTATAGAATCCCAGCTTATTCCATGGTGTTCCTCGTGTCGTACTTTACGAACGCGACAAATCGTGTATCCTGTAGCCCGTAAAAGACGATAAATTCTATTTTTGTCTGTATTACCGATTGATAGTCGAAAGGAATTGCCCGATGGCTCAAGATTATGATTCGCCCCGCAGCAAAGACAAGGACGAGGACGAGGAGTCGCTGCAGGCACTGAGCAAAAGCAGCCGCAACGCCGAGGCCGACATCGACGATGACGAGAACGCCATCGCCGAGGACTACGAGCTGCCCGGCGCCGACCTCAGCAACGAGGACGCCTCGGTGACCGTCATCCCGATGCAGGGCGACGAGTTCATCTGCGCCGAATGCTTCCTCGTCAAGCACCGCAGCCAGCTCGACCACGTCAACGCCGATGGCCAGCCGGTCTGCAAGGAGTGCGCCGCCTGATGGCCTACGACGAGTCTTACGACGAACCCGAAAACACCGAGGTGCTGGTCAAGGTCGGTCCCGACGGCGAGGCCCCCGAGTTACGCTACGCCCACGCCGGAGACGCCGGCGCGGACCTGTGCACCACCGTCGAGGTGACGCTCAAGCCCTTCGAGCGCGCGCTGGTGCCCACCGGGGTGTCGATCGCGCTGCCCAACGGCTATGTGGGCCTGGTGCATCCACGAAGCGGGTTGGCGGTTAAAAAAGGTGTCACGGTGCTGAACGCCCCCGGGACCATCGACGCGGGCTATCGCGGCGAGATCAAAGTGCCGCTCATCAACCTCGACCCCGAGCAAAGCGTCATGTTCCACCCGGGCGACCGCATCGCCCAGCTGGTCATCCAGCGCTACGTCGAGGCCAGGTTCGTGCCGGCCGCCACGCTGCCCGGCTCCGACAGGTCGGAGAACGGATTCGGGTCCACCGGCGTGGGCCAGCGGCGTTAGAATCGAAGTGCGCGTGCCACGCTCATGCCACGCCCGTCGCTATGTTCGGCGAAACGCCGACATTCATGCGGCCAAGGGCACCGGTGAGCGGTTACAATGGGCTTGAACCAAGGAGGGGGCGGGATGGCCGAGAAGGAAGCAGACAACTATTCGTCTCGCGTGCTGGGTTGCGAGGTCAGCGACGACGCCCTCGACCCGCTTGAGCCGATCGTGAGGGTCTGCCGCGGCCATTACCCGGACGCCAACCTCGACGTGCTCGAACAAGCCTACCGCCGCGCGGTCTACCAGCACCGCAACCAGCGCCGCCGCTCGGGCGAGCCCTACATCATCCACCCGCTGGCCGTCGCCCAGATCCTGGCCGACCTCGGCATGGGGCCGAAGGTCGTGGCCGCGGGCCTCTTGCACGACACGGTGGAGGACACGGACTACACGCTCGACCAGTGCCGCGAGGAGTTCGGCGACACCGTGGCCGGCCTGGTCGACGGGGTCACCAAGCTCACCAAGATGGACGTCGGCGATTCGGCGCAGGCCGAGACCATCCGCAAGATGGTGGTGGCCATGAGCCGCGACGTGCGCGTGCTCGTCGTCAAGCTGGCCGACCGTCTGCACAACGCTCGCACCTGGCGTTACGTCAAGCCCTCGAACGCCCAGCGCAAGGCCCGCGAGACCCTCGACGTCTACGCGCCCCTGGCCAACAGGCTGGGCATGAACGCCATCAAGACCGAGCTTGAGGAGCTGAGCTTCAAGGTCCTCTATCCCAAGATTTATAACGAAATCGTCGTCCTGGTCAACCGCCGCGCCGGCCAGCGCGACGTGTATCTCAAGCAAATTGTCAGTGAGATCAACGAGGACCTCGCCGACCAGCACATCAAGGCCACCGTCACCGGCAGGCCAAAGGACTATTTCTCGATTTACCAGAAGATGATCGTGCGCGGCCACGATTTCTCCAATATCTACGACCTGATCGGCGTGCGCATCATCGTCGACACCATCCAGGACTGCTACGCGGTGCTCGGCGCCGTGCACGCCCGCTGGAGCCCGGTGCCGGGGCGGTTCAAGGACTACATCGCCATGCCGAAGATGAACATGTACCAGAGCCTGCACACCACCGTGGTGGGTCCCGGCGGCAAGCCCGTCGAGATTCAGATCCGCACCTGGGACATGCACCGGCGCAGCGAGTTCGGCATCGCCGCCCACTGGAAATACAAGGAGAACGGCCAGGCCGGGCGCAAGTTGAGCGCCCCCGACAAGCAGGACCGCCAGCGAGAGGCCGACGAGGCCAACGAGGGCAAGGAGCTCAGCGAAGCCGACAACCTCAAATGGATCCAGCGGCTGGCCGACTGGACCAGCGAGACCCCCGACTCCGACGAGTTCCTCGGCTCGCTCAAGGAGGACCTGGGCTCGGCCGAGGTCTATGTGTTCACGCCCAAGGGCAAGATCATCTCGCTGCCGGCCAAGGCCACGCCCATCGACTTCGCCTACGCGGTGCACACCGAGGTGGGCCATCGCACCATGGGCGCGCGCGTCAACGGCCGTCTTGTGCCGCTCGACACCGTGCTCGAAAGCGGCGACACCGTGGAGGTGCTCACCTCCAAATCCGAGACCGCCGGCCCCTCGCGCGACTGGCTGAGCTTCGTCAAAAGCCCCAAGGCGCGCAACAAGATACGCCAGTGGTTCAGCAAAGAGCGCCGCAGCGAGGCCATCGACGAAGGCAAGGACGAGCTCACCCGCGCCATGCGCAAGCGCAGCCTGCCCATCGCCTCGCTCCTGACGCCACAGGCCCTGGTCGGCATCGCCGACGAGCTCAACTTCGACAACGCCGACGCCGTGTTCGCCGCCATCGGCGACGGAAGGGTCTCCACACAGAACGTCATCTCCCGGCTGGTCAAGGACGCCGGCACCGACGAGGTGGCCGCCGACGTGGAGCAGGAGGAGCTGCCGCTCAAGCGCATCGAGCGCAAGACCAAGAAGACCAGCAAGCTCGGCGTCTCCGTCAAGGGCGTGGGCGACGTGTGGGTCAAGCTCGCGCGCTGCTGCACCCCGGTGCCCGGCGACAAGATCGTCGGCTTCATCACCCGCAACCAGGGCGTCTCCGTGCACCGCGCCGATTGCCAGAACATGCTCGACCTCGAGAAGCACCAGGCCGACCGCGTCGTCGAGGTGGAATGGACCAGCGCCAAGGGCCTCTTCATGGTCAAGATCCAGGTGGAGGCGCTCGACCGCCCGCACCTGCTGAGCGACGTCACCCAGGTGCTCTCCGACCACGGGGTCAACATCATCAACGCCACCGTCTCCACCGGCTCCGACCGCGTGGCGATCAGCCAGTTCGAGTTCGAGATGGCCGACCCGCAGCATATGAACACGCTGCTCAACGCGGTGCGCAAGATCGACGGCGTCTTCGACGTCTACCGCATCACCGGCGCGAAGGATTCCGCCGAGCCGCGCATGCGCAAGATGTGAGCTAGAACAAGCCAGAACAAGTCGTCACAAGCCTTCATAAGTCATCAAGGCAAACCAAAAGGGCCATCACCATTCGCTTTCCAGCGTTGGTGATGGCCCTTGTGATTCCTAAATCATTCAGACTATCGAAGCCTTACTTCACGACCTCCACGGAGACGATACCCGCGGGCTCGAGCGGCATGTCGCTGCCGTCGGTGGGCAGGGCCTCGAGCTTCTTGACCACGGCCTTGGAGGCGTCGTCCGCCACCTCGCCGAAGATCGTGTGGTGGCCGTTGAGCCACGGGGTGGGCACGGTGGTGATGAAGAACTGCGAGCCGTTGGTGCCGTGGACCTTGCCGTCGGGGCCGCGGCGTACGCCGGCGTTGGCCATCGCGAGCTTGAAGGGCTCCTCGAAGGTCAGGCCAGAGACGATCTCGTCGTCGAAGTTGTAGCCCGGGCCGCCGGTGCCGTTGCCCAGCGGGCAGCCACCTTGGATCATGAAGTCCTTGATGATGCGGTGGAAGGTCAGGCCGTCGTAGAAGGGGTCGTGCGATTTCTCGCCGGTCTCCGGGTTCGTCCACTCCTTCTCGCCGGTGGCGAGTCCGATGAAGTTCTTGACGGTCTCCGGGGTCTTGTCGTCGAAGAGGTTCAGGGCGATGTCGCCCTCTGTGGTGTGCATGATTACTTTGGTCATGGTTAATATGCTCCCACTTTGTTCGGACGAGGCGCGCCAAAGAATGCGACAAATCGTTGGAATCTGGCCATTCTCGTACCCGCTATAACGAACGCCGATAGGATTTTCGGGCCCGCGCACCGTGTCGTGGGGCCGAAAGTAGGTATGGTTGCCAGAGCACGACAACCATGTCAATGATCACGTCAGTCACGAGAAAAGGGAGAAGAATGGCATCCACAGAATCGAACCAGCAGCCCGGCACCCCCGGCAAAGGCTCCGCGCCGTTGGACCTCAACGGCCCGCAGGAGCCGGTGCGGGTCAACCACACCGCACGCAACATCGTCATCACCGTCGTGGTGGTGGCCCTGGTGGCGGTGATCGCGTTCTTCGGCTACCGTGGCTTCGCCGGCAAGCAGACCGCCGCCGCCAAGGGGTCCAAGGAGAACTCGGTCAAGATCGGCGTGGTCGGCAAGACCAGCCCGGAATGGCCGATCTTCAAGGCCGCCGCGCAGAAGCAGGGCATCTATGTCGACCTGGTCGATTTCCAGGACTACACCTCCGAGAACCCGGCTCTGGACGCCGGCGACCTCGACATGAACGAGTTCCAGCACATCCTCTACCTGGCCGACTACAACCTGAAGAACCACAAGGACCTGCAGCCCATCGGCGGCGTGGCCCTCTATCCGCTGGGCGTCTACTCCACCAAGGCCAAGAGCGTCAAGGACGTGCCCGCCGGCTCCGAGGTGCCGATTCCCAACGACGAGACCAACCAGGCGCGCGCCATCGGCGTGCTCGACCAGGCCGGCCTGATCAAACTCAAGCACCCCTGGACGCCGTTCACCGATCCCAGCGACATCGACACCGAGACCTCCAAGGTCAAGGTGACGCCGCTGAAGGCCGAGCAGGTGGCCAACAGCCTCAAGGACCCGCAGGTGGGCGCCGGCGTGATGAACACGCACTATGTGCGCGACGCCGGGCTCAAGGCCTCCGACGCCATCTACAAGGACGACGCCACCAAGAAGGAATCCAGGCCCTACATCAACATCTTCGT
This Bifidobacterium sp. ESL0790 DNA region includes the following protein-coding sequences:
- a CDS encoding DNA topoisomerase IV subunit A, with protein sequence MAQRRKPTKPAYDPHTVKENIVETPLDEEMSKSFLEYAYSVIYARALPDARDGMKPVQRRIIYQMGQMNLTPDKAYMKSARAVGEVMGKLHPHGDSSIYEAMVRLAQPFAMRLPLVDGHGNFGSLDDGPAASRYTEARLAPAALGMNANIDEDTVDFSPNYDNKLKEPDVLPAAIPNLLVNGASGIAVGMATNMATHNLGEVIAAAKYLMKHPDATLEELMRYVPGPDWPGGGIIIGRDGIREAYETGRGTLTTRSATHIENVTARKKAIVVTELPFMVGPERVLERISEGVKNHKIEGVSGAIDLTDRHNGTRIVIEIKTGFDPNAVLAQLFKHTPLEDNFTMNNVALVHGRPHTMGLKEMLEVWVEHRRNVIHRRSEYRLKKAEERLHLVEGMLLAMVDIDEVIQVIRTSDNADAAKTRLMAVFDLDEIQAQYILDLRLRRLTKMSRIELEAEQDDLKRRIEGLNAILSSTERLDEVVVAEMDKAVEKWGDPRRTVLLDKDEDGRLTPVTSLASQGAEGGVANGNPDSSAIAAIHVANTISSAAADVAAATKAKKAGNNEEAAKALRLDDEPCTVALSATGLIARMTPSAMDVWQTRAAGDERGTDDQIVSIFRATTLSKYALITSAGRLVLAQVADLPSLPVAATLNLTGGVRADELLGMTESTDPVPGEHVVAAIAMTNASESGDGEDGGNDASSSAPLAPLAIGTRHGMVKRWNRESPSTMDSWTVIDLKDGDAVVFAAPAADEDRIVFISTDASLLTFEANAVRPQGRSAAGMNGIKLAEGQHVATFNVVPAGKIAWTYDEGENGMFSATGAVILTVAGDDTALPGTETGAAKMTPLEMYPTKGRGTRGVRSQRFLKGQNTLTFACVGTYPLHASTSAGSPVELPKPDMRRDGSGVELSAHIEFAA
- a CDS encoding alkaline phosphatase family protein, which gives rise to MSVEVPDETELLGMTVPATYGDHVGMKAKPVDSVASDGEDEAHQPLAGQQSQRGGALHLSSILPALSASIGSPVATRVHREPEALRQALGFPQARSAIVVLVDGMGYWNLNLRRGHSPYLRSLMGHEENQRPIATCAPSTTVAAMATFGTGTCPGMTGMAGYTERNPQTGALSQLIQFRDALEPLDLQREPTVFEALAERGVRVTSSGLPKFAFSPLTQAALRGTHYISGGSPRQRVLNACKAAEEPGLTYLYIRDADKTGHNYGWHSERWVAAFESIDAQLALLRRFAPKGTLIVITADHGMIQTDPEQRIDIAEHAELSQGVALVGGEPRSVMLYAEPDEDPQAIAERWRDFLGEWAQVRTRDEAEELGMFGPVDARVEPMLGEVLVSAAQSVTIVDTRTQSDPATRLPSVHGSLTHMESDIPCLIDMA
- the sepH gene encoding septation protein SepH; the encoded protein is MPMDSYEKAQLDHVDGDGDLVFRAGGIRFKVTLDDALERALLEARQIRSEAGLATSPGMAQTLPISSIQGLIRAGVEPKKVAEKYGLNEALVRRFSSAVQTEKQYAIEQFLSVPAPKESQVHSVQDLIARTLAAARISMESVAWSATRRSREPWRITATFRTARNRVRAEWTWNMHDNTVECQNVAAQILFGEVGAAQSGAGAAQTTDSRSGEANEPAIGAGTNTASRETSGQDAPLSRRIEQESSSWQERASYAGHSSRDESFRSPNPSRSSGASAALADPQASIFGPQDPVPVDALSALPLPDRVETQTMTPVTAMPQSQAASTPLVPQPQPQLNIGQNDGDDGNSDADQAEDDAEAKGQKRPRKAKSRSKGRGTRKSKRSAVPSWDEILFGE
- a CDS encoding DUF4193 domain-containing protein, with translation MAQDYDSPRSKDKDEDEESLQALSKSSRNAEADIDDDENAIAEDYELPGADLSNEDASVTVIPMQGDEFICAECFLVKHRSQLDHVNADGQPVCKECAA
- the dut gene encoding dUTP diphosphatase, with the translated sequence MAYDESYDEPENTEVLVKVGPDGEAPELRYAHAGDAGADLCTTVEVTLKPFERALVPTGVSIALPNGYVGLVHPRSGLAVKKGVTVLNAPGTIDAGYRGEIKVPLINLDPEQSVMFHPGDRIAQLVIQRYVEARFVPAATLPGSDRSENGFGSTGVGQRR